The genome window CCTACCTCCCCTACGAGGAACTGTTCGCCTTCGGGCAGGGGATCGCCCGGGCCGCCAGGGAATCGGGCCGGCGGGTCGTCCTCATCGCCTCCGGGGACTTATCCCACCGGCTCCTACCGGAGGCGCCGGCCGGCTACGACCCCGAGGCCAAACGCTTCGACCAAGCCGTCGAGGAAGCCGTTGAAAAGGGCGACGTCGAGCGTCTCCTGGGCATCGACGCCGATCTCATCGAGCGGGCCGGGGAGTGCGGTTACCGTCCCATCGTCATGCTCTTCGGGGCCCTCGATGGCCGCCGGCTGACCCCCGAGGTCCTCTCCTACGAAGGCCCCTTCGGAGTCGGCTACATGGTCGCCTCGTTCGCCCCGGGGGCCAGGGATGAAGCGCGGGCCATCGGGCGCGGGCTCTTCGACAGGCGGGGGGCCCGCCTTGAAGAGCGGCGCCAGAAGCAGCATCCCCTGGTCCGGATGGCCCGCGAGACCCTCGAGGGATATGTCCGGGACGGCCGCCGACCCGCCGGGCCTTCAGGCGCCGACCTCGAACCATGGACCAAGGAGCGGGCCGGGGCCTTCGTCTCCCTCCACAAGCACGGCGAACTCCGCGGGTGCATCGGGACCACCGAGCCGACCACGGCCAGCGTCGTCGAGGAGATCGCCCAGAACGCCATCAGCGCCGGGACCCACGACCCGCGCTTCGACCCGGTCGAACCCAAGGACCTCGACGACCTAGAGTATTCGGTCGACGTCCTGAAGCCGGCCGAGCCCATCTCCGGCCTCGACGAGCTCGATCCGGAGCGGTACGGGGTGATCGTCCAGAAGGGCGGCCGCTCCGGGCTGCTCCTGCCCCACCTGGAAGGCATCCATTCGGCCGAGGAGCAGGTCCGCATCGCCAGGCAGAAAGCCGGCATCGCCCCCTCCGAGCGGGACGTCCTCCTGTT of Bacillota bacterium contains these proteins:
- the amrA gene encoding AmmeMemoRadiSam system protein A, with the translated sequence MPKLEASDVSRGIVMAGLSPHPPIIVPEVGQGEVARARRTREALQELARRVKAARPDTVIIISPHAPVFRDATAILAEPKLEGSFSSFGAGKVAISRENDLDLVALIEQEARKLGQHTVRIDRRTAGDYGISEKLDHGVLVPLYYLDEQGVDAKLVAMAMAYLPYEELFAFGQGIARAARESGRRVVLIASGDLSHRLLPEAPAGYDPEAKRFDQAVEEAVEKGDVERLLGIDADLIERAGECGYRPIVMLFGALDGRRLTPEVLSYEGPFGVGYMVASFAPGARDEARAIGRGLFDRRGARLEERRQKQHPLVRMARETLEGYVRDGRRPAGPSGADLEPWTKERAGAFVSLHKHGELRGCIGTTEPTTASVVEEIAQNAISAGTHDPRFDPVEPKDLDDLEYSVDVLKPAEPISGLDELDPERYGVIVQKGGRSGLLLPHLEGIHSAEEQVRIARQKAGIAPSERDVLLFRFEVERFH